From the genome of Sphingobacterium kitahiroshimense, one region includes:
- a CDS encoding fumarylacetoacetate hydrolase family protein has protein sequence MKLFRYGPLNEEKTGILINEVHYDTSDFGEDYDNKFLANGGLERLEEFVINNRTSLKPIPSESRIGTPLANPTKIVCVGLNYSDHAKETGLAQEQEPILFLKAISALNGPFDNIIIPKNSYHTDWETELAVVIGKKGTHISTAESTDYIAGYVMMNDVTERHFMKHRGGTWDKGKGYNTFAPLGPYFVTKDEIEDDGNLRIWLKLNGKLMQEGNTKNFITPVKELISYISDFFGLFPGDIISTGSPAGTGIGHVPQRFLVEGDEIEYGIEGLGVAKNTLINFQKESS, from the coding sequence ATGAAGTTATTTCGCTACGGACCACTAAATGAAGAAAAAACAGGAATTTTAATCAATGAAGTTCACTATGACACTTCCGATTTTGGAGAAGATTATGACAATAAATTTCTCGCTAATGGTGGGCTCGAAAGATTAGAAGAGTTTGTGATAAATAACCGTACAAGCTTAAAGCCAATTCCTTCCGAAAGTCGTATCGGAACACCACTTGCAAATCCAACTAAAATTGTATGCGTAGGACTTAATTATTCTGACCATGCAAAAGAAACTGGATTAGCTCAAGAACAAGAGCCCATATTATTTTTAAAAGCTATTTCAGCATTAAATGGCCCCTTTGATAACATTATAATTCCAAAAAACTCATACCATACAGACTGGGAGACAGAACTTGCTGTTGTGATCGGAAAAAAGGGTACACATATTTCGACAGCGGAATCAACAGATTATATCGCTGGATATGTCATGATGAATGATGTAACAGAGCGTCATTTTATGAAACATAGAGGTGGTACCTGGGATAAAGGAAAGGGCTATAATACTTTTGCTCCTTTAGGCCCCTATTTTGTAACAAAAGACGAAATTGAAGACGATGGGAATTTAAGAATTTGGTTAAAACTCAACGGTAAATTAATGCAGGAAGGAAATACAAAAAATTTCATTACTCCTGTTAAAGAATTAATTTCCTATATTTCGGATTTCTTTGGATTATTCCCCGGAGATATTATTTCAACCGGCTCACCTGCTGGCACAGGTATAGGACATGTACCGCAACGATTTTTAGTAGAGGGTGATGAAATTGAATATGGAATAGAAGGTTTAGGTGTTGCTAAGAACACACTGATTAACTTCCAGAAAGAATCCAGTTAA
- the fbaA gene encoding class II fructose-bisphosphate aldolase, which translates to MSLKDFKGVLTGDQVQELFELAKTHKFALPAVNVTGTNSINAVMETAKAVNSPVIIQLSNGGAQFYAGKTLNNDGLKACILGAVAAAQHVHLLAEHYGVAVILHTDHAAKKLLPWIDGLLDAGEKFFAQHGKPLFSSHMLDLSEEPIEENIEISAKYLARMKPLGMTVEIELGVTGGEEDGVDNSDVDSSKLYTQPEEVAYAYEELSKVSDKFTVAAAFGNVHGVYKPGNVKLQPVILHNSQEFIREKFNLTADKPVNFVFHGGSGSTPEEIAEAISYGAIKMNIDTDMQWAMWDGVREYEAKNHDYLQGQIGNPEGADSPNKKYYDPRVWLRKGEEAFVTRLKQAFQELNAIDVNSKL; encoded by the coding sequence ATGAGCCTAAAAGATTTTAAAGGTGTATTGACGGGAGATCAAGTACAAGAATTGTTTGAATTAGCAAAAACACACAAATTCGCATTACCAGCTGTTAACGTAACTGGTACAAACTCGATTAATGCTGTGATGGAAACTGCAAAAGCGGTTAACTCACCAGTGATTATTCAATTGTCAAATGGTGGAGCACAATTTTACGCTGGTAAAACGTTAAATAATGATGGATTAAAGGCATGTATTCTAGGTGCTGTAGCTGCTGCTCAACACGTTCATTTATTAGCAGAGCACTATGGTGTTGCAGTTATTTTGCATACAGACCATGCTGCTAAGAAATTATTACCTTGGATCGACGGTTTATTAGATGCTGGTGAGAAGTTTTTCGCACAACACGGTAAACCATTATTCTCTTCTCATATGTTAGATTTGTCTGAAGAGCCTATTGAAGAAAATATTGAGATTTCGGCAAAATACTTAGCACGTATGAAGCCGCTTGGAATGACTGTTGAAATCGAATTGGGTGTAACAGGTGGTGAAGAAGATGGTGTAGATAATTCTGATGTTGATAGTTCGAAATTATATACACAACCAGAAGAGGTAGCTTATGCTTATGAAGAATTATCAAAGGTGTCTGATAAATTTACTGTAGCAGCAGCTTTTGGTAATGTACACGGTGTATATAAGCCAGGAAATGTAAAATTACAACCTGTTATTTTACATAACTCACAAGAATTCATTCGCGAGAAATTTAATTTAACTGCTGATAAACCTGTTAATTTTGTTTTCCACGGTGGTTCGGGCTCAACTCCTGAGGAGATTGCAGAAGCAATTTCATATGGTGCAATCAAAATGAACATCGATACAGATATGCAATGGGCTATGTGGGATGGTGTTCGCGAGTATGAAGCTAAAAACCATGATTATTTACAAGGTCAAATCGGTAATCCTGAAGGAGCTGATTCTCCAAATAAAAAATACTACGATCCCCGCGTTTGGTTACGTAAGGGAGAAGAAGCTTTCGTTACACGTTTGAAACAAGCTTTCCAAGAATTGAATGCAATTGATGTTAATAGCAAGTTATAA
- a CDS encoding ATP-dependent zinc protease, whose product MKDKLIVGWKESLDLPELGIFNIEAKVDTGAGSSVLHCESYEIKIIENQKWIICHIIVNFKTRELRIFKFPVYREKIVKSSFGQKEKRYYILTKAKLYNQFFEIKLSFRNRSSMRYPMLLGKSFLSKRFIVDVSRSNLSQKSVG is encoded by the coding sequence ATGAAAGATAAACTAATTGTGGGTTGGAAAGAATCATTAGATTTACCGGAACTTGGTATTTTTAATATTGAAGCAAAAGTAGATACAGGTGCGGGATCATCTGTTTTACATTGTGAATCTTATGAAATCAAAATAATTGAAAATCAAAAGTGGATTATTTGCCATATTATCGTTAATTTTAAAACAAGAGAACTTCGCATATTCAAATTTCCTGTTTATCGAGAAAAAATTGTAAAAAGTTCATTCGGTCAAAAAGAAAAGCGTTATTACATATTAACAAAAGCCAAATTATATAATCAGTTTTTCGAAATTAAATTATCTTTTAGAAACCGTTCTTCCATGCGATATCCTATGTTACTAGGAAAAAGTTTCCTATCAAAAAGGTTTATCGTGGACGTGTCAAGATCTAACTTATCTCAAAAATCTGTTGGATAA
- a CDS encoding M1 family metallopeptidase, whose amino-acid sequence MKRLPLLSISILSLSLSTPSFAQQKSNYSYTEAFAPLFFNNNGDEFRSASGKPGPAYWQNNADYKITATLDDQKNTIAGNVEINYSNNSPDQLDYVWLQLDQNMFSKEGRGQAISPLTKSRYGDANASFDGGYTISSVTDLTGKPVDYIITDTRMQIRLTQALAAKGGKTGFKIQYSYIIPEYGADRTGILKAAKGNVFAIAQWFPRVCVYDNIRGWNTIPYTGPGEFYREFGNYQVQITAPANHIVVLGGELQNPQEVFTAEQFKRYENAKNSDQTVIIRSAQEVAQANSRPNKKSLTWKYILNNAQDIAWASSSSFILDAARINLVNGKKSLAISAYPEESNGNNAWERSTEYTKAAIEHYSNKWFDYPYPVAVNVASNVGGMEYPALSFCGNKARAGSLWGVTNHEFGHNWFPMIVSSNEREFGWMDEGFNSFINEIATESFNNGEYFKQVGDPNSQAVRFTDPRLEAIMNTPQSMDERNIGILLYYKPAYGLKLLRNEIIGAERFDYAFKKYISDWAYKHPTPEDFFRSMENGTGENLNWFWRGWFLNNWRLDQAINKVTYIKNDPKLGSVITVQNLEKLPMPVVVEATTVSGKKIRKKLPVEVWERNQSFDFKIDSKEPLISVQLDPDKVFPDHVPENNIWTAK is encoded by the coding sequence ATGAAAAGATTACCCTTATTGTCAATAAGTATTCTGTCCTTATCATTATCAACTCCAAGTTTTGCTCAACAAAAAAGCAATTATAGTTATACTGAAGCATTTGCTCCTTTATTTTTTAATAATAATGGTGATGAATTTCGCTCAGCAAGTGGAAAACCAGGACCAGCTTACTGGCAAAACAATGCTGACTATAAAATTACAGCAACATTAGACGATCAAAAAAATACAATTGCTGGAAATGTTGAAATAAATTATAGCAATAATAGTCCAGATCAGCTGGACTATGTATGGCTTCAGTTAGACCAAAATATGTTCTCCAAAGAAGGTCGAGGTCAAGCCATATCTCCATTAACAAAAAGTAGATATGGTGATGCTAACGCAAGTTTTGATGGTGGCTATACGATATCTTCTGTCACCGATCTAACTGGTAAACCGGTTGATTATATCATCACCGATACCCGCATGCAAATTAGGCTAACTCAAGCCTTAGCGGCAAAAGGTGGTAAAACAGGATTTAAGATACAATATTCATACATAATACCAGAATATGGTGCCGATAGAACGGGAATACTGAAAGCCGCCAAAGGTAATGTTTTTGCCATCGCACAATGGTTCCCTAGAGTATGCGTTTACGACAACATTCGAGGATGGAATACAATACCTTATACGGGGCCTGGCGAATTTTATCGTGAATTTGGTAATTATCAGGTACAGATAACGGCTCCCGCGAATCACATTGTCGTTTTGGGGGGAGAACTTCAAAACCCACAAGAAGTATTTACGGCAGAACAGTTTAAACGCTATGAAAATGCCAAAAATAGTGACCAGACAGTCATCATACGTTCTGCACAAGAGGTCGCTCAAGCAAACTCAAGACCAAACAAAAAAAGTCTAACTTGGAAATACATTTTAAATAATGCGCAAGATATTGCATGGGCTTCTTCCTCTTCTTTTATATTGGATGCGGCGAGAATTAATTTGGTCAATGGAAAAAAATCACTTGCTATTTCTGCTTACCCAGAAGAAAGTAATGGTAATAATGCCTGGGAACGTTCTACCGAGTATACCAAAGCGGCCATTGAACATTACTCCAACAAATGGTTTGATTATCCCTATCCTGTAGCTGTCAACGTAGCTTCCAATGTTGGAGGCATGGAATACCCTGCATTATCTTTTTGTGGCAATAAAGCACGTGCTGGATCCTTATGGGGAGTAACCAATCATGAATTTGGCCATAACTGGTTTCCAATGATCGTATCGAGCAACGAAAGAGAATTTGGCTGGATGGATGAAGGATTCAACTCTTTCATAAATGAAATTGCAACTGAAAGTTTCAATAACGGTGAATATTTTAAACAAGTTGGGGATCCAAACAGTCAAGCAGTCCGATTTACAGATCCTCGCTTAGAAGCGATAATGAATACACCACAAAGCATGGATGAACGCAATATTGGTATATTGCTTTACTATAAACCTGCTTATGGTCTCAAATTATTAAGAAATGAAATTATCGGCGCAGAACGTTTTGATTATGCATTCAAAAAATACATTTCTGATTGGGCCTATAAACATCCGACACCAGAAGATTTTTTCCGTTCAATGGAAAATGGGACAGGGGAAAACTTAAATTGGTTTTGGCGCGGTTGGTTTCTAAACAACTGGCGTCTTGATCAGGCAATCAATAAAGTAACATACATAAAAAATGACCCTAAATTAGGTTCCGTTATTACGGTTCAAAATTTAGAAAAACTTCCTATGCCTGTAGTAGTTGAAGCCACAACAGTATCAGGAAAGAAAATTCGAAAAAAATTACCCGTAGAAGTTTGGGAAAGAAACCAATCTTTTGACTTCAAAATAGATTCAAAAGAACCTTTAATATCAGTTCAATTAGATCCTGATAAAGTTTTTCCAGACCATGTTCCGGAAAACAATATCTGGACAGCAAAATAA
- a CDS encoding ArsC family reductase: MLHVYGIKNCNTVKKAINWLEEHQLPYTFHDYKKEGISENKLEEWEKEISWEKLLNKKGTTWKKLDVEEQATVTDAHTANQVLIKNTSMIKRPVIEGGKQILLGFDELEYASSLK; encoded by the coding sequence ATGTTACACGTATACGGAATCAAAAACTGCAACACAGTGAAAAAAGCGATAAATTGGTTAGAAGAACATCAATTGCCTTATACATTTCACGACTATAAAAAGGAAGGCATCTCTGAAAATAAACTCGAGGAATGGGAAAAAGAAATCAGTTGGGAAAAACTGTTGAATAAAAAAGGAACCACATGGAAAAAACTTGATGTAGAAGAACAAGCGACCGTTACAGATGCACACACCGCTAACCAAGTTCTGATCAAAAACACAAGTATGATTAAAAGACCTGTAATTGAAGGAGGAAAGCAAATTTTACTCGGTTTCGATGAACTAGAATACGCTTCCTCTCTAAAATAA
- the rimK gene encoding 30S ribosomal protein S6--L-glutamate ligase, whose amino-acid sequence MKIAVLSTVKSLYSTRRLVEAAEKRGHECVVIDHSKCYVGIQQGKPSIHYKGQDISDIDAIIPRIGASVTFYGSAIVRQFEVMDVISANPSQAITRSRDKLRCMQILSGAGIGLPITGFARTASDVDDLISMVGGAPLVIKLLEGTQGIGVVLAETKKAASSVIEAFYGLGNNILIQEYIKEAKGTDIRAFVVGGKVVGAMKRTAKEGEFRSNIHRGGTAEIIRLTKNERETAIAAAASMGLTVCGVDMMPSDRGPLVLEVNSSPGLEGIEKATKKDIAGEIIMYLEKQFELKKAAKPEIRKKKKKQSDL is encoded by the coding sequence GTGAAAATCGCTGTATTATCAACAGTTAAAAGCTTATACTCGACACGTCGATTAGTAGAAGCTGCAGAAAAACGTGGACATGAATGCGTTGTCATCGATCATAGCAAATGCTATGTAGGAATTCAACAAGGCAAACCTAGCATCCACTATAAAGGTCAAGATATTTCAGATATTGATGCAATAATTCCTCGAATTGGTGCTTCGGTTACTTTCTATGGTTCGGCCATTGTGAGGCAATTTGAGGTAATGGACGTAATTTCCGCCAATCCAAGTCAAGCAATAACACGATCACGAGACAAACTTCGTTGTATGCAAATTTTATCTGGTGCAGGAATCGGTCTTCCCATTACTGGATTTGCCCGTACTGCATCTGATGTTGACGACCTGATTAGTATGGTCGGTGGTGCACCTTTAGTTATTAAATTACTCGAAGGAACACAAGGAATTGGTGTAGTATTAGCTGAAACGAAGAAAGCGGCCTCCTCAGTTATAGAGGCTTTCTATGGATTAGGAAATAATATCTTAATACAAGAATATATCAAAGAAGCGAAAGGTACAGATATTCGTGCATTTGTTGTTGGAGGAAAAGTGGTCGGTGCAATGAAAAGAACAGCCAAAGAAGGAGAGTTTAGATCTAACATCCACCGTGGGGGAACAGCAGAAATTATCAGACTTACAAAAAATGAACGTGAGACTGCTATTGCAGCTGCGGCTTCCATGGGGTTAACAGTTTGTGGTGTTGATATGATGCCATCAGACAGAGGCCCTCTTGTACTGGAAGTAAACTCATCTCCTGGATTAGAAGGAATAGAAAAAGCAACAAAAAAAGATATTGCTGGAGAAATTATCATGTATCTCGAAAAACAGTTTGAATTAAAGAAAGCTGCCAAACCAGAGATTCGTAAAAAGAAAAAAAAGCAAAGCGATTTATAA
- a CDS encoding head GIN domain-containing protein translates to MKKLGLGAILFFIAQLGIAQTKQNVGTFNSVDVTDKIQVELIHGNSNEVVTEGANSENIQVINKNGALRIKMNTLNALQGNNISVKVYYQSLNSLSAKKGAKIVNREKEKIVADQLNVSAAEGGLVVVYVEAKKVDVKPTSGSTISLIGKSITQDVVSNFGGKYEGKELITDVTNVTVNGGGQAEVYAKDSIVAKTRAGGVIEVYGKPAHKSEKKLAGGIINYK, encoded by the coding sequence ATGAAAAAATTAGGATTAGGTGCTATTTTATTTTTTATTGCGCAATTAGGAATTGCTCAGACAAAGCAGAACGTGGGTACGTTTAATTCGGTAGATGTTACAGATAAAATTCAGGTTGAATTAATTCATGGCAATTCCAATGAGGTTGTGACTGAAGGGGCTAATTCTGAGAATATCCAAGTTATCAACAAAAACGGTGCATTACGTATTAAAATGAATACTTTAAATGCTCTTCAAGGAAATAATATCAGTGTTAAGGTATACTATCAATCTTTGAATAGTTTATCTGCCAAAAAAGGAGCGAAGATCGTTAATAGAGAAAAAGAGAAAATAGTAGCCGATCAATTAAATGTTTCCGCGGCAGAGGGTGGTTTAGTGGTTGTTTATGTGGAGGCTAAAAAGGTAGATGTTAAGCCTACTTCAGGTTCTACAATTTCACTTATTGGAAAAAGTATCACACAAGATGTTGTGTCTAATTTTGGCGGTAAATATGAAGGTAAAGAATTGATAACAGATGTAACCAATGTTACGGTCAATGGCGGTGGTCAAGCAGAGGTATATGCAAAAGATTCTATTGTCGCTAAAACGCGTGCGGGTGGCGTTATTGAAGTTTATGGCAAACCTGCACATAAATCTGAGAAGAAATTGGCTGGTGGAATAATTAATTATAAATAA